TTGTATGAGGAGGAAGGGATTATCTTTGAGGAGAGGCAAGATGTTTTACAAGATGAACCGTGCTTACTACAAAAATTCACAATCTAATTTACGATTTGGGAAGGTGGCTCATAACGATCATGGTAGTCTTTAACAATAGGGTGATGGAACAGGAACAATTTTGGCTGTCTAAGCTTGGCGATGAGTTCGTCCCTTCTATGGTCCCCGCGGACTATCCTTACGTCGGTCAAACCAAATGTAAGGCTTCATTTCAAGTAACTATTGAACAAGAAATAACGGACAGGCTCATGCAGGTTTGTAAAAACTCTGATTTGCTTTTGTATACCTTTTTGTTAGCAACAGCAAAAATCTGGCTACATAAATATACCCAGCAAACAGAAATTTGCGTAGGCGCACCAAATCTTTCACCATCAAACAAGCTAGTTCCGATCGTCTCGAATCCGGCCCCACATCTAATCTCCAAGCAATTTATTAGGGATGTAAAGCAGTCTCTTGCGGAGTCTTACAAAAATCAGGATTATCCGCTTCATCATATTTATGAAAAATTGGATATAAATCCACAGGGTTCTGCCTCTTCCTTTATCAAGCTAGCTGTAGCTCTTGACAGGATACACGACCGAGATTTTGTAATGGCTCAGGAGATAGACCTTCTCTTACTTTTTTCAAAATCTGATCACTCGCTTCAGGTAACACTTCATTATGATCAGGCAGTTTATGAGTTACGGACATTAGAACGATTTTTTTCTCATTACATAAATATACTGCGTGCAATCGTCACAGACGTAAATATTACCATCAGCGAGATCGAGCTAATGAATGAGGCAGAAAAAGCTCAGCTTACTTCTTTTTCTCAAACACTTGAATCTTATTCAACAGATCAATTGGTTCATCAAGTATTTGAGAAAAAAGCTGAACGTTATCCGGATAAAGTAGCTGTAGTCTATCATGAACAAAAGATAACCTATCGACAGCTAAACGAAAAAGCAAATCAATTGGCACGGCACTTACGAGATAAAGGGATAGAAAAGGACGAGGTAATTGCTCTGATGGTGGAGCGTTCCTTAGAGATGATCATCGGAATATTAGGTATTCTCAAGGCGGGGGGTGCCTATCTTCCAATTGACCCTGAAAATCCTTCCGAGCGTATAAGCTATATCCTTGCCGATAGTCAAGCGCGCTTGTTCTTGACACAAAAGACAGGAGGAAGCGATTTAGCATTTGACGGAGAAAGAATAAACCTAGATGAGGATGAGTTATATGTAGGTGAGACCAATAATCTTGCACCAAGTCAGACACCGGCACATCTGTTATATGTCATCTATACTTCAGGTACGACCGGCAATCCAAAGGGTGTAATGGTAGAACATCGGAACTTAATTAATTACGTAACTTGGTTTAGTAAGCAGGCTAGCATTACCAAAGACGACAGTACAATGCTCTTATCTTCTTATGCATTTGATTTAGGATATACAAGTCTTTTTCCAGCATTGCTTACTGGATGTACCTTACATATTGTACCTAAAGATACATATCTGCATCCTGACAGCTTGTTGAATTATATAAATAAGGAACAGATCAGTTTTATCAAACTTACTCCATCTCTATTTTCATTGCTAGTACAAGCTGTCGACGATGTACATACGTCTTATTTGCCCGCTTTACGTCTAGTAGTGACAGGAGGAGAGCCGATTCAGCCTATTGATGTTCAGACATTTCATAGTTACTTTCCTCATGTAGCTGTCATGAATCACTACGGTCCAACAGAAACTACAATCGGTACGTTGGCTGGACAGATTAACTTTGATGAATGGCAGAGATTTGAAAAACGTCCGACTATCGGTAAACCAATATCTCAAGCGGAGGTTTTGATTGTCAATCAGGATTTGCAGCTTGTTCCTATAGGAGTACCTGGTGAATTGTGCATCGCAGGAAAAGGACTTGCACGCGGTTATATCGGTCAGCCTACTTTAACAAGAGAAAAATTTATTGATCACCCCTTTCATTTAGGTGAACGACTATATAAAACGGGAGATTTGGCACGGTGGGATGAGACAGGGAAGGTTGAGTTTTTAGGCCGAATGGATCAGCAGGTAAAAATCCGAGGCTATCGGATTGAAGTAGGAGAGATTGAAAAGCATATAATCACTCATCCGTCCATCCACGAAGCATTTGTACTAGCATTTCCTAATGATCAAAACGAAAATGAGCTATACAGTTATTATCTTTCTGATGAAGAAGTAGGACAAAGTGAGCTGCGTCAATTTCTACAACAGAAAGTGCCTGAATATATGATTCCTATGCTTTTTATCCGAATAGAAAAGGTTCCTCTTACATCAAATGGTAAAATCAATCGTCATGCTTTACCTAAACCAGATGAATGTAAGCTTGATCAGCATTCCTACATAGCTCCAAGCAGTGAGATGGAAAAGCAATTGGTATTCGTATGGAAAGATATTTTAAAAAGAGAGTCTATAGGGGTAACGGATAACTTCTTTCAACTGGGTGGACATTCACTAACCGCTATTAAATTAGCCCATAAAATCGGTAAAAAATATGGGATTCATGTCACATTGAATGATATTTTTCTGTATTCAACCGTTCGCGATCAGATTGTAATGATTGAGCAGTCAGAACAAAGAGTTGAAAGGCAAATTGAGATTTCACAGAGAAGCGACTTTTATCCACTTTCTTCTATGCAACGACGTTTATTTTTATTACATCAATTTGAGGGCGTAGAGACAGCTTACAATATGCCTACGATCTGGCGGTTTTCCGGGAATTTACATCTAAGAAAGCTAGAGCAGGCGTTTCAAACGCTGATCGACCGTCATGAAGCATTGCGTACATCGTTTCATGTGATTGATCATGTACCGATGCAACGTGTTCATTCTAACATCAACTTTTCTCTATCATTTCAAACAAAAACAAAAGTAGAAGAAAAGCAGGTGATTGAGTCATTCTTTCAGCCTTTCAATTTAGAAGTGGCACCCTTATTTCGTGCAGGGGTAGTATCGCTATCTAATGATGAGTATCTTTTGATTGTTGATATGCATCACATTATTTCGGATGGCATCTCCATAAGCATACTAATGGCTGAGCTTGAAAAGGCTTATCGAGACCAGAATTTGCCACCATTACGGATTCAATACAAAGATTATGCGATGTGGCAGCAAAAGTGGGAACAATCAGAAGAATATAAGCAACAAAAACAATTTTGGCTAACGCAATTTTCTGATGAGCTGCCCGTTCTAAACCTGCCAACAGACTTTATACGCCCAAAAATCCAGACTTTTAAGGGAGATATCGTAACTGCTACGTTATCGGGAAAACAATTTGAAGCGATGAAACAGCTCTGTCAAAAAAACGGAGCGACCCTTTACATGTTTCTACTGGCTGCATACAACATTGTACTCGCTAAATATAGCAATCAGGAAGATATTGTGGTTGGTACGGCAGTGGCTGGGCGAAATGTCAGCGATCTGGAATCTGTAATCGGCATGTTCGTTAATACATTAGCAATTCGAAATAAACCCGTAACAAGTAAAACATTTACCAGTTTCTTAGAAGAAGTAAAGCAACAAACCATTCAGGCGTTTAACCATCAGGATTACTCTTTAGATGAATTGGTAGAAAATCTTGCGCTATCTAGAGATATGGGACGAAATCCATTATTTGATACGATGCTAACGCTTCAGAACTATGAGAAACAGACTGTTGAATTAGATGGAATTACAATCAGACCAATCATGAAAGATCATGAAGTTGCTAAATTTGATATTACGGTTGTCGCTGTAGAAGATGAGGATCAATTACAGATTTCCTGGGAATTTTCCACTGATCTCTGGAAGAAGGAATCAGCGAAGCAGATGTTGAAACATTTTATAACAGTGATGGAAAAAGTTTCAATAAGACCTAAGATAACCATCGGCGAAATAGAAGTCCTATGTGAAGAAGAAAAAAACGAATTGTTAGCCATCAATCACCAAATGGCGATTTCTTATGACAAAGAACTAACTATCATGGATTTGATTGAGTGTCAGGTGAATTTGCATCCTGATCACGTTGCGGTTGTTTCGGATGGGAACGAACTGTCATATCAAGAGCTGAATCAAGCAGCTAACCGACTTGCTAAGCATCTGCTCTTAAAAGGGATGAAGCGCAATCAACCAATTGGTGTCATGATGGATCGTAGTCCCGAACTGATTATCAGCATTTTAGCTATTTTAAAGGCGGGCGGTGTTTACGTACCTATATCTACGAATTATCCCACAGAACGAATTGAATACATGCTAGAAGATAGTAAAGTTGGCTTGGTAGTAACCAATCAATATCCACTGCCAGAGTTACGCTTTGAGGGTGAATGGATTCGTGTAGAGGAAGTAGCATTAGACGAAAATGTTGAAGATATCACAAGGCTTGCGAAAGCAGATGATCTTGTTTATATCATTTACACGTCTGGTTCAACGGGAAAACCAAAAGGGGTCATGATTCAGCACAGAGCCTTACATCATTTCGTCACTGCCATGAATAAAGAATTCTTAGATGAAATTAGTTATTTAGATCGTGTACTCATCTCTACAGATATCTCGTTTGACGTTAGCTGCTTTGAAATTTTTCAGGCATTGATAAATGGTGCAACACTTGTTCTTTTTAATGGACAGAAATTTGATGTTGCTCTTCTTGCAACAACAATTCGAGAAGAAAAGGTAACGTTAGCTTACATACCACCAGCTCTGCTTAACCAATTGTATGAGACGATCCTTGCATCACCTGATCAATATGCCTTACATAAAATGCTTGTTGGTGTAGAACCAATTAAGGATGAGGTATTGGCACGATACCTGTCACTTCATCCTAATATGCGTATCGTCAATGGCTATGGACCAAGTGAGGCTACCATTTGCTGTACTGCTTTCCGCTATGAAAAAAGCGAGATAACAGGCAAATATGTATCCATTGGTAAACCGATAGGCAACATGCAGGTTTATATTCTAGATTCTGAGCTTCACCTACTTCCAAAAGGTGTGACTGGTGAACTGTGGATTGCAGGAGAGGGGCTATCCCTCGGATATCTGAATCAGCCAAAGCTGACAGAAGAACGGTTTATAGCGAACCCCTTTGATTCTAATACTTTGATGTACCGAACAGGAGACAAAGCAAAATGGTCAGAGGGGGGGAATTTGGAGTTTTTGGGTAGAATCGATCATCAGGTGAAAATTCGAGGTTACCGGGTTGAACTGGGTGAAATTGAAACTCTTCTGCTGCGTCATCCAGAGGTTAAAGCGGCACTGGTTATGACTAGAACAGATTCTTATGAAATTCCATATTTGTGTGCTTATGTCGTCTTTCAAAATAATGATTGGACTTCAGCTCCAGATGCTACACAGATTCTACACCAATGGCTTGCTGATTTTTTACCTGATTATATGATCCCTAGCTTTTTTATTGCAGTAGATGAATTCAAACTAACCCCCAATGGTAAAATCGATCGCAAAAGCTTGCCTGAACCAAATGGGAACGTGCCTAGAAATGAACAGAGCTACTTGGCGCCACGAAACAGCTTTGAAGAACAAATGGTACGGTTGTGGGAGGAAGTTTTAGAAGTTACACCGATTGGGATTATGGACAATTTCTTTATGCTAGGAGGTCATTCACTTAAAGCGTTTGTTCTGGCTAACCAGATTACGCAACGCTTTGGGCTCAGCCTGCCTTTGTCCGATTTATTTAAGGCCCCGACTATAGCAGGCTTATGTGATCATTTACAGA
The nucleotide sequence above comes from Brevibacillus laterosporus LMG 15441. Encoded proteins:
- a CDS encoding amino acid adenylation domain-containing protein; this translates as MVVFNNRVMEQEQFWLSKLGDEFVPSMVPADYPYVGQTKCKASFQVTIEQEITDRLMQVCKNSDLLLYTFLLATAKIWLHKYTQQTEICVGAPNLSPSNKLVPIVSNPAPHLISKQFIRDVKQSLAESYKNQDYPLHHIYEKLDINPQGSASSFIKLAVALDRIHDRDFVMAQEIDLLLLFSKSDHSLQVTLHYDQAVYELRTLERFFSHYINILRAIVTDVNITISEIELMNEAEKAQLTSFSQTLESYSTDQLVHQVFEKKAERYPDKVAVVYHEQKITYRQLNEKANQLARHLRDKGIEKDEVIALMVERSLEMIIGILGILKAGGAYLPIDPENPSERISYILADSQARLFLTQKTGGSDLAFDGERINLDEDELYVGETNNLAPSQTPAHLLYVIYTSGTTGNPKGVMVEHRNLINYVTWFSKQASITKDDSTMLLSSYAFDLGYTSLFPALLTGCTLHIVPKDTYLHPDSLLNYINKEQISFIKLTPSLFSLLVQAVDDVHTSYLPALRLVVTGGEPIQPIDVQTFHSYFPHVAVMNHYGPTETTIGTLAGQINFDEWQRFEKRPTIGKPISQAEVLIVNQDLQLVPIGVPGELCIAGKGLARGYIGQPTLTREKFIDHPFHLGERLYKTGDLARWDETGKVEFLGRMDQQVKIRGYRIEVGEIEKHIITHPSIHEAFVLAFPNDQNENELYSYYLSDEEVGQSELRQFLQQKVPEYMIPMLFIRIEKVPLTSNGKINRHALPKPDECKLDQHSYIAPSSEMEKQLVFVWKDILKRESIGVTDNFFQLGGHSLTAIKLAHKIGKKYGIHVTLNDIFLYSTVRDQIVMIEQSEQRVERQIEISQRSDFYPLSSMQRRLFLLHQFEGVETAYNMPTIWRFSGNLHLRKLEQAFQTLIDRHEALRTSFHVIDHVPMQRVHSNINFSLSFQTKTKVEEKQVIESFFQPFNLEVAPLFRAGVVSLSNDEYLLIVDMHHIISDGISISILMAELEKAYRDQNLPPLRIQYKDYAMWQQKWEQSEEYKQQKQFWLTQFSDELPVLNLPTDFIRPKIQTFKGDIVTATLSGKQFEAMKQLCQKNGATLYMFLLAAYNIVLAKYSNQEDIVVGTAVAGRNVSDLESVIGMFVNTLAIRNKPVTSKTFTSFLEEVKQQTIQAFNHQDYSLDELVENLALSRDMGRNPLFDTMLTLQNYEKQTVELDGITIRPIMKDHEVAKFDITVVAVEDEDQLQISWEFSTDLWKKESAKQMLKHFITVMEKVSIRPKITIGEIEVLCEEEKNELLAINHQMAISYDKELTIMDLIECQVNLHPDHVAVVSDGNELSYQELNQAANRLAKHLLLKGMKRNQPIGVMMDRSPELIISILAILKAGGVYVPISTNYPTERIEYMLEDSKVGLVVTNQYPLPELRFEGEWIRVEEVALDENVEDITRLAKADDLVYIIYTSGSTGKPKGVMIQHRALHHFVTAMNKEFLDEISYLDRVLISTDISFDVSCFEIFQALINGATLVLFNGQKFDVALLATTIREEKVTLAYIPPALLNQLYETILASPDQYALHKMLVGVEPIKDEVLARYLSLHPNMRIVNGYGPSEATICCTAFRYEKSEITGKYVSIGKPIGNMQVYILDSELHLLPKGVTGELWIAGEGLSLGYLNQPKLTEERFIANPFDSNTLMYRTGDKAKWSEGGNLEFLGRIDHQVKIRGYRVELGEIETLLLRHPEVKAALVMTRTDSYEIPYLCAYVVFQNNDWTSAPDATQILHQWLADFLPDYMIPSFFIAVDEFKLTPNGKIDRKSLPEPNGNVPRNEQSYLAPRNSFEEQMVRLWEEVLEVTPIGIMDNFFMLGGHSLKAFVLANQITQRFGLSLPLSDLFKAPTIAGLCDHLQKREAVLDKNVILLKKGSSKVPPLFLIHGQGGGVITFSHLARELECDCSVYGIQAVGYEGEADALSTVEEMAAHYIASIRRIAPTMPIQLVGWSFGGLVAYEMTKQLEQQGEQVELLAMIDCLPLLDRERISIDQSYKELDAVILFALLNGINQEDLAAVAEEEKMRFCWEEACKQKLFPDEEYRPELLSKLRIHATNGLAIHKYRLSGQIDTDLHLFLASDESIRHQVTTSKEVTRWKPFTTGQIKSAYFSGDHYTMLEMPHVQQMAKILNELMI